The following proteins come from a genomic window of Salinicoccus sp. RF5:
- the argS gene encoding arginine--tRNA ligase — translation MDLRQQLRTSIEAAVRKSGLVETVPPVKVEVPKEKTNGDFSTNIAMVLTKEAKRNPREIAQAVIDNLDYKSASVKSVDIAGPGFINFRMDEASLTGIIHKVLSEKDRYGSTVHENPKKVLIEFVSANPTGDLHIGHARNASVGDTLANIMAFAGHDVTREYYINDAGNQIENLALSIEARYLEALGQELYMPEDGYMGKDIQVIGEKLAKESPELIDTSREDRVKMFRQMGVDYEMEKLKQDLHDFNVHFDSWFSESTLYEKGEITEALDKMTANGYTYEADGALWLRTTDFGDDKDRVLRKQDGTYTYLMPDIAYHFDKVERGYDKLINLFGADHHGYIKRLKGSLGALGEDPERLEIQIMQMVRLIENGEEVKMSKRTGKAITLRDIIEMIGVDASRYFLAMRSPDTHFDFDLELAKSESSDNPVYYAQYAHARICSILRQAKADGHALDMDADLDVIVHEHALEVLKKLADFPNVVKGAAESRATHRIPNYIQELAGVFHKFYNADKVLTDDQAKTAAYLLMIEAVRQTLENALGLIGVSAPEQM, via the coding sequence ATGGATTTGAGACAGCAGTTAAGGACATCGATCGAAGCAGCAGTCAGAAAGTCGGGGCTCGTGGAAACCGTGCCCCCGGTCAAGGTGGAAGTGCCGAAGGAGAAGACGAATGGGGATTTCTCCACGAATATAGCGATGGTGCTGACGAAAGAGGCGAAGCGCAATCCGAGGGAGATCGCCCAGGCGGTCATCGACAATCTCGACTATAAGTCGGCCAGTGTGAAATCCGTGGACATTGCAGGGCCGGGCTTCATCAATTTCAGGATGGACGAGGCGTCCCTGACGGGCATCATCCATAAGGTCCTGTCCGAGAAGGACCGCTATGGCAGTACGGTGCACGAGAACCCCAAAAAGGTGCTGATCGAGTTCGTCAGTGCGAATCCGACGGGTGACCTGCACATCGGTCATGCACGAAATGCAAGCGTCGGTGATACGCTGGCGAACATCATGGCGTTTGCAGGGCATGATGTGACCCGCGAATACTATATCAATGATGCCGGAAACCAGATCGAAAATCTGGCGCTGTCCATTGAAGCCCGCTACCTGGAAGCGTTGGGGCAGGAGCTGTACATGCCGGAAGACGGGTATATGGGCAAGGACATCCAGGTGATCGGCGAGAAGTTGGCCAAGGAGTCGCCGGAGCTGATCGATACGTCCCGTGAAGACCGCGTGAAGATGTTCCGTCAGATGGGCGTCGACTATGAGATGGAGAAGCTGAAGCAGGATCTCCATGACTTCAATGTGCACTTCGACAGCTGGTTCAGCGAATCGACACTGTATGAGAAGGGTGAAATCACCGAGGCGCTCGACAAGATGACTGCAAACGGCTATACGTATGAAGCGGATGGTGCGCTGTGGCTGAGGACGACGGACTTTGGAGATGACAAGGACCGTGTACTCAGGAAGCAGGATGGCACATACACATATCTGATGCCGGACATCGCCTATCACTTCGACAAGGTCGAGCGCGGCTATGACAAGCTGATCAACCTTTTCGGTGCGGACCATCATGGCTATATAAAGCGTCTGAAGGGATCGCTCGGGGCATTGGGTGAAGATCCGGAGCGTCTGGAAATCCAGATCATGCAGATGGTGCGCCTGATAGAAAACGGTGAAGAGGTCAAGATGAGCAAGCGTACCGGCAAGGCGATTACGCTGCGCGACATCATCGAGATGATCGGAGTGGACGCAAGCCGCTATTTCCTCGCGATGCGCAGTCCGGATACGCACTTCGACTTCGATCTTGAACTGGCGAAGTCCGAATCCAGTGACAACCCGGTCTATTATGCACAGTATGCGCATGCCCGCATCTGTTCGATACTGCGCCAGGCGAAAGCGGATGGCCATGCGCTCGATATGGACGCGGATCTTGATGTGATTGTACATGAACATGCACTCGAGGTGCTGAAGAAGCTTGCCGATTTCCCGAATGTGGTCAAAGGTGCGGCGGAGAGCCGTGCGACACACCGCATTCCAAACTATATACAGGAACTCGCCGGGGTGTTCCACAAATTCTATAATGCAGATAAGGTGCTGACGGACGACCAGGCAAAAACGGCTGCCTATCTGCTCATGATTGAAGCGGTCAGGCAGACTTTGGAGAATGCACTGGGTCTGATCGGCGTCTCTGCACCTGAGCAGATGTAA
- a CDS encoding DUF1934 domain-containing protein, translating into MYRINQVVDMNGERKRYEQTVTAEVLERKDRYLRYTEQLDDYEIDVVMRVGDDFIKIQRRGIINMNFHFQQGEATDTFYESPAGKHHFRINTTALDIGEVTIEIRYELYDHNGKLGDYHYKIRKVG; encoded by the coding sequence ATGTATCGAATCAACCAGGTCGTCGATATGAATGGCGAAAGGAAACGCTATGAACAGACGGTCACTGCTGAAGTGCTGGAGCGGAAGGACCGCTACCTCCGCTACACGGAGCAGCTGGACGACTATGAAATTGATGTGGTGATGCGTGTCGGTGATGATTTCATCAAGATCCAGAGGCGCGGCATCATCAATATGAATTTTCATTTTCAGCAGGGGGAGGCGACGGATACGTTCTATGAGTCTCCGGCGGGGAAGCATCATTTCCGCATCAATACGACCGCGCTCGACATCGGGGAAGTGACGATTGAGATCCGTTACGAATTGTACGACCATAACGGCAAACTCGGGGATTATCATTATAAAATCAGGAAAGTAGGGTAA
- a CDS encoding ABC transporter substrate-binding protein: MTKEVADMDNRLSVVLLIFIITLAGCTSAGEGVDEVDPEETPLEGRRIVSLMPSTTEIIAELGLGTNLVAVTTEVSHPESVVENDEIEKMNVFELDAEQLIELEPTHILGHETSVSHYAETLELVSGTTGAELLILNEERSIEDIYASIRDIGDFLGEKTAAEWLVEGIERDVNVQNNIFEERSDSYEVFVHISSQPELYTAGSGTFIEDALEEIYIDNAFGDLEGYPNVSPEDVVERDPDKLVSIMGLEDAELEESIGGTPGFSELKISQPENQCNIPPDLLARPGPRIAEGLRAVGRCVYE, translated from the coding sequence ATGACCAAGGAAGTGGCGGATATGGACAACAGGCTGTCAGTCGTACTGCTCATATTTATCATCACGCTTGCAGGATGTACTTCGGCCGGTGAAGGTGTGGATGAGGTCGATCCTGAGGAGACACCGCTTGAGGGACGCCGCATCGTTTCACTGATGCCGAGCACTACGGAGATCATTGCAGAACTTGGACTTGGGACCAATCTGGTGGCTGTGACGACGGAAGTCAGCCATCCGGAGTCGGTCGTGGAGAATGACGAGATTGAGAAAATGAATGTCTTCGAACTGGATGCGGAGCAGCTGATCGAACTTGAGCCGACTCATATACTCGGGCATGAGACCTCTGTATCCCATTATGCAGAAACGCTGGAACTGGTTTCCGGGACGACGGGGGCAGAGCTGCTGATCCTCAACGAAGAGCGATCCATTGAAGATATATATGCATCGATCAGGGACATCGGGGATTTCCTTGGGGAAAAGACGGCTGCCGAGTGGCTGGTGGAGGGCATCGAACGGGATGTCAATGTGCAGAACAACATCTTTGAGGAGCGTTCAGATTCATATGAGGTATTCGTACATATTTCCAGCCAGCCTGAACTCTATACCGCAGGGAGCGGGACTTTCATCGAAGATGCGCTGGAGGAAATCTATATCGACAATGCATTCGGTGATCTCGAAGGGTATCCGAATGTCAGCCCTGAGGACGTTGTAGAAAGGGATCCGGACAAACTGGTGTCGATCATGGGCCTTGAAGACGCGGAACTTGAGGAATCAATCGGAGGGACGCCCGGGTTTTCCGAACTCAAAATCAGCCAGCCTGAAAACCAGTGCAACATCCCTCCGGACCTTCTGGCCCGCCCGGGCCCCCGGATTGCGGAAGGTCTGAGGGCAGTCGGACGCTGTGTATATGAATAG
- a CDS encoding S9 family peptidase, with protein MTRRTSIQDIFKINSVSSPKVGADQRITTLVTHLDEEKNDYITNLYRLQDGAMQQLTYQPERLSNVRHSNDGQWMLFIAKADDKPQVFLLNSAGGERVQLTDEKEGVNSADFSSDGQKVHYHVSNEKGNGEGEEESKDDKDKKPEPVVIDRMKYKADSLGLLKEKYQAVKSVDMETREVETLFEGEENFTLHETIGGDVYVYSTDASEDRDFNFNQTLYIKKGDAQPEEIPTAEGGVVKVDASPDGKHLLVVEMGREFENATHATLHVYNIDEGEKQHVTGGLDKPVGDYVAADTQQAIEQNPAQWISDTRFVFLVSDDGSVNLYEGSIEGEIRPLLEGRHHIFGMDAAEDHAVLAISTHTSPGELYTFDFESKQLEQLTHVNRAYVEETEIVDPEDITFNSGDGTEVQGWFMKPAGYEEGRKYPMITNIHGGPHAFYGNTFFHEMQVLAAKGYAVLFVNPRGSHSYSQSFVDAVRGDYGGGDYSDIMAGVDYITGKYDWIDQDNLGVTGGSYGGFMTNWIVGHTDRFKAAVTQRSICNWVSFRGVSDIGYYFTDWQIQAEFGDIDKMWHHSPIKYVDAINTPLLILHSERDFRCPIEQGEQLYIALKYQKKETQFVRFPEADHNLSRTGKPNLRIERLTHLTDWFEKYMD; from the coding sequence GTGACACGTAGAACGAGCATTCAGGATATTTTCAAAATCAATTCGGTCTCTTCGCCGAAAGTGGGGGCTGATCAGCGGATCACCACACTGGTCACGCATCTCGATGAGGAGAAGAATGACTACATCACCAATCTGTACCGGCTTCAGGATGGAGCCATGCAGCAGCTTACATATCAGCCGGAACGTCTGTCCAATGTCAGACATTCGAATGACGGCCAATGGATGCTGTTCATTGCAAAGGCCGACGACAAACCGCAGGTCTTCCTGCTGAATTCAGCAGGTGGGGAGCGTGTCCAGCTGACCGATGAGAAAGAGGGTGTCAACAGCGCCGATTTTTCAAGTGACGGCCAGAAGGTCCATTACCATGTCTCCAATGAAAAGGGGAATGGAGAAGGCGAAGAGGAATCAAAAGATGACAAGGATAAGAAGCCGGAACCGGTCGTCATCGACCGGATGAAATATAAGGCCGACAGCCTGGGGCTCCTCAAGGAGAAATATCAGGCGGTGAAGTCCGTCGATATGGAGACACGGGAAGTGGAAACCCTGTTCGAAGGGGAGGAGAACTTCACGCTCCACGAAACGATCGGCGGGGATGTGTATGTCTATTCGACGGATGCCAGCGAAGATCGCGATTTCAACTTCAACCAGACGCTGTACATCAAAAAGGGGGATGCACAGCCTGAGGAGATACCGACTGCAGAAGGCGGTGTGGTGAAAGTGGATGCCTCGCCCGATGGGAAGCATCTGCTGGTCGTCGAGATGGGACGCGAGTTCGAGAATGCCACACATGCCACGCTTCATGTCTACAACATTGATGAAGGGGAGAAGCAGCATGTTACCGGGGGGCTCGACAAGCCCGTCGGGGACTATGTCGCTGCAGACACCCAGCAGGCCATCGAGCAGAACCCCGCGCAGTGGATATCCGATACACGCTTCGTGTTCCTCGTATCGGACGACGGGAGCGTAAACCTCTATGAAGGCAGTATAGAGGGTGAAATCAGACCGCTGCTTGAAGGCCGCCACCATATCTTTGGTATGGATGCCGCGGAAGATCATGCCGTGCTCGCGATCTCAACACACACCTCTCCAGGTGAACTGTACACGTTTGATTTCGAATCGAAGCAGCTCGAGCAGCTGACACATGTCAACCGTGCATACGTCGAGGAGACGGAAATTGTGGACCCGGAAGACATCACATTCAACAGTGGAGACGGCACGGAAGTGCAGGGATGGTTCATGAAGCCTGCAGGCTATGAAGAAGGCAGGAAGTATCCGATGATCACGAACATCCACGGGGGCCCGCATGCCTTCTATGGCAATACATTCTTCCATGAGATGCAGGTGCTTGCGGCTAAGGGGTATGCCGTCCTGTTCGTAAACCCACGGGGCTCGCACAGCTATTCACAATCCTTCGTCGATGCCGTCAGGGGAGATTATGGCGGAGGCGACTACAGTGACATCATGGCTGGAGTCGACTATATCACAGGAAAATATGACTGGATCGACCAGGATAATCTCGGTGTCACAGGCGGCTCCTACGGCGGGTTCATGACCAACTGGATCGTGGGCCATACGGACCGTTTCAAGGCTGCGGTTACACAGCGGAGCATCTGCAACTGGGTGAGTTTCCGCGGGGTCTCGGACATCGGCTACTACTTCACCGACTGGCAGATCCAGGCGGAGTTCGGAGACATCGACAAGATGTGGCACCATTCCCCGATCAAGTACGTCGACGCCATCAATACGCCCCTCTTGATCCTGCACAGCGAGCGTGACTTCAGATGTCCGATCGAGCAGGGTGAGCAGCTGTATATCGCACTCAAGTACCAGAAGAAGGAGACGCAGTTCGTCCGGTTCCCGGAAGCGGATCACAACCTTTCCCGTACCGGCAAACCGAACTTGAGGATCGAACGTCTGACGCACTTGACGGACTGGTTCGAAAAATACATGGACTGA
- a CDS encoding YwhD family protein, producing MTNDSNGKKPGFQFNILKNDPLDGHKGQNIGSISLENVAPVYVNKDTGEVFIDMGGLHARAEVERRVKWVTDRSEVEGEDAESYWLVWVSVERMDVGPVYSGVAACFEMVNRTKRRGYKLMPEHVNMMDRSMKGKIDLNEMDPASRSALKSFLISHNEEIWNNSEALQKEMEND from the coding sequence ATGACGAATGATTCTAATGGCAAGAAACCTGGATTCCAGTTCAATATCCTCAAGAATGACCCGCTTGATGGGCACAAGGGCCAGAATATCGGCTCCATCAGCCTGGAGAACGTCGCCCCCGTATATGTGAATAAAGATACGGGTGAAGTGTTCATCGATATGGGCGGATTGCATGCGCGCGCTGAAGTGGAGCGCCGTGTGAAATGGGTGACGGACAGATCCGAAGTCGAAGGTGAGGATGCGGAATCCTACTGGCTGGTATGGGTGAGTGTGGAACGCATGGATGTCGGACCCGTATACAGCGGGGTTGCGGCATGCTTCGAGATGGTCAACAGGACGAAGCGCCGGGGATACAAGCTGATGCCTGAGCATGTCAACATGATGGACCGTTCCATGAAAGGAAAGATCGATCTGAACGAAATGGATCCGGCCAGCCGCTCTGCCCTGAAATCCTTCCTGATATCCCACAATGAGGAGATATGGAACAACTCGGAAGCGCTGCAAAAAGAGATGGAAAATGACTAA
- the mgtE gene encoding magnesium transporter: MRDMKKRLDSRTIETYREMLHADGSAFAERFAGLHSNEQYQILRSFSRAEQAAVFEVISPEAFAQVFKWFSRRRQLKLYGIMAEDYRIRMLERLATDDTRRFIEPMEEADQQEILSRLSPTKRRYMEELLQYDQHSAGSIMRKEFVRGAPEDDVNMMVEKLKTDTTTYEAMHFVYVVDDDQQLIGLVALRDLLIADDSRKLKEICDTSVHTVTVDMDQEQVAHIMQDYDIIAVPVVGADNELLGIITVDDIIDIMEFEATEDVGELTASRGTTDMNVSPFGAARKRAPWIMLLMGLGLITANVIGAFEETLESVVLLSFFIPLVMDAAGNTGTQSLAVMVRTISTGEYQKHGLWRTLGRELGAGVMVGTASGITIITLILVFYQELWLAFIVGISLLLTLSVATVIGTIMPIIISKLKIDPAVASGPFITTLNDIIGLFIYFSIATTLLQI, translated from the coding sequence ATGAGGGATATGAAGAAAAGGCTCGATTCCCGGACAATCGAGACATACAGGGAGATGCTTCATGCGGACGGATCGGCATTCGCCGAACGCTTTGCCGGGCTACATAGCAATGAACAGTACCAGATTCTGAGGTCCTTCAGCAGAGCGGAGCAGGCAGCGGTATTTGAAGTCATTTCACCGGAGGCATTTGCACAGGTCTTCAAATGGTTTTCCCGCAGAAGGCAGCTGAAGCTGTACGGGATCATGGCGGAGGATTACCGTATACGCATGCTGGAACGTCTGGCGACCGATGACACGCGTCGTTTCATCGAGCCGATGGAGGAAGCGGACCAGCAGGAGATCCTCTCCCGATTGAGCCCGACCAAGCGGCGGTACATGGAGGAGCTCCTGCAGTATGACCAGCACAGCGCCGGGAGCATCATGCGGAAGGAATTCGTCCGAGGGGCACCCGAGGATGATGTGAACATGATGGTTGAAAAGCTGAAGACGGATACGACGACATATGAAGCGATGCATTTCGTCTATGTGGTGGACGATGACCAGCAGCTGATCGGACTCGTTGCATTGCGAGATCTCCTCATTGCCGACGATTCACGGAAACTGAAGGAGATATGCGATACATCGGTCCATACCGTGACCGTCGACATGGACCAGGAGCAGGTGGCCCATATCATGCAGGACTATGACATCATTGCCGTCCCGGTCGTGGGTGCAGACAATGAACTGCTCGGCATCATCACGGTGGATGACATCATCGATATCATGGAGTTCGAAGCGACGGAGGATGTGGGGGAACTCACCGCCTCGCGGGGTACGACGGACATGAATGTCTCCCCTTTTGGGGCCGCCAGGAAACGGGCGCCATGGATCATGCTCCTCATGGGCCTCGGGCTGATTACGGCAAATGTCATCGGTGCGTTTGAGGAGACGCTCGAATCGGTCGTCCTGCTCTCCTTCTTCATCCCGCTCGTCATGGACGCAGCGGGCAACACGGGGACGCAGTCGCTCGCAGTGATGGTGCGGACGATATCCACAGGGGAATACCAGAAGCATGGCCTGTGGCGCACGCTGGGACGGGAGCTTGGCGCCGGGGTGATGGTCGGCACGGCGAGCGGAATCACGATCATCACACTGATCCTGGTCTTCTATCAGGAGCTGTGGCTCGCATTCATCGTCGGCATCTCACTGCTCCTGACGCTGAGTGTTGCAACGGTCATCGGTACAATCATGCCGATCATCATCAGCAAGCTGAAGATAGATCCGGCTGTTGCGAGTGGCCCGTTCATCACGACCCTGAATGATATCATCGGACTGTTCATCTACTTTTCAATAGCGACCACCCTGCTGCAGATATAG
- the nhaC gene encoding Na+/H+ antiporter NhaC, with protein MKEKRDPTLFEALSTIIVLAIIIGIGFGVMGLAIQPLLLLAAAYAGFIAWRVGLSWREMEEGVADLLKTVMPALYILLAVGIIIGTWIYSGTVPYLIYWGLQIIDPTYFLVSAFLLTAIVSVATGTAWGSVGTAGIALIAIAMELDINVGMAAGAIISGGVFGDKMSPLSDTTNLAALVNRVNIYDHIRHMMWTTFPASIIGLIVWFIVGLQIDAGSADAPNVQELLSQLDRAFNFSLVMLLPILVIVIGAFKKYPIVPMMLLSSIVALFIGFLVNGFGFAHGFTSMVDGFNFEMVSHILPEPNENMQSLLDRGGIMSMTTIIVTILCGYAFAGMIEASGCLKVILEAIFSIIKSMAHLISATVLASLVMVFTAGVASVVIIVVGTLMKDAFDEFGLERKNLSRTLEDAGTMVLPFIPWGTSGIYYTTLLDVSISEFLIWAIPCYLCVVFALIYGWTGFGIAKKSHT; from the coding sequence ATGAAGGAAAAACGGGATCCGACACTCTTTGAGGCATTATCGACGATTATTGTTCTCGCAATCATCATTGGAATCGGTTTTGGAGTGATGGGGCTTGCCATCCAGCCACTGCTTCTGCTTGCAGCCGCATATGCAGGATTCATCGCCTGGAGGGTCGGCCTGAGCTGGCGGGAAATGGAGGAGGGGGTGGCCGATCTGCTCAAGACGGTCATGCCCGCACTCTACATACTCCTTGCTGTGGGCATCATCATCGGGACGTGGATCTACTCCGGGACCGTCCCATACCTGATCTATTGGGGGCTGCAGATCATTGATCCGACCTACTTCCTTGTCAGTGCCTTCCTTCTGACAGCCATCGTATCGGTTGCGACAGGCACTGCATGGGGCTCGGTCGGTACGGCGGGCATCGCCCTGATTGCGATTGCGATGGAGCTCGACATCAATGTCGGTATGGCGGCGGGTGCCATCATTTCCGGCGGTGTATTCGGTGATAAGATGTCACCTCTGTCAGATACGACGAATCTCGCGGCGCTGGTCAATCGTGTGAATATATATGATCATATCAGGCATATGATGTGGACGACATTCCCGGCTTCCATCATCGGCCTCATCGTATGGTTCATTGTGGGGCTGCAGATTGATGCCGGTTCGGCCGATGCACCGAATGTCCAGGAGCTGCTGAGCCAGCTTGATAGGGCATTCAATTTCAGCCTGGTCATGCTGCTGCCGATTCTGGTGATCGTCATCGGGGCATTCAAAAAGTACCCGATAGTGCCGATGATGCTGCTTTCAAGCATCGTGGCCCTCTTCATCGGGTTTCTGGTGAATGGATTCGGATTCGCCCATGGTTTCACATCAATGGTCGATGGATTCAATTTTGAGATGGTTTCCCACATCCTCCCGGAACCGAATGAAAATATGCAGTCCCTCCTCGACAGGGGCGGGATCATGAGCATGACGACCATCATCGTCACCATCCTTTGCGGCTATGCGTTTGCTGGCATGATTGAAGCAAGCGGATGTCTGAAAGTCATTCTGGAAGCGATATTCAGCATCATAAAATCGATGGCCCACCTGATTTCAGCCACAGTACTTGCAAGTCTGGTCATGGTATTCACGGCCGGTGTGGCTTCAGTGGTCATTATTGTCGTCGGCACATTGATGAAGGATGCATTCGACGAATTCGGTCTGGAACGCAAGAACCTTTCCCGCACACTTGAAGATGCCGGTACCATGGTGCTGCCCTTCATTCCATGGGGCACCTCGGGCATCTACTATACGACATTGCTCGATGTCTCCATCTCTGAATTTCTGATCTGGGCGATTCCGTGCTATCTTTGTGTGGTCTTTGCCCTCATCTATGGATGGACCGGCTTCGGCATTGCGAAGAAATCCCACACCTGA
- a CDS encoding Xaa-Pro peptidase family protein encodes MTQKYKERVEKLTSMLDLDMVVITEPTNVFYFTGCHIEPHERVLALLINVKTNDTALMFPALDQEVVNDTATVDNHLPYNDGEDAFRLIFEHAIDAESLGIEGGHVTYNRYQRLLENYTADQIHSVEAQINQLRGKKDDDDREKLQEAVDITEKALADLVNEPVSGKTEKEIAEFLLARVKAHGAVDVSFGPLVLTGENSALPHGTSGETTVEPGHFLLIDFGVVTKDRYVSDMTRTFIIGEPTEEQTAIYNSVLRANEAGIRQAQVGAPMNTLDDAARDEIKADGYGEYFTHRIGHGLGLGLHEAPSLDAQNTDKLEKGHVITVEPGVYKAGFGGVRIEDMLYIDDTPYIFTKFPKDIGSITLEA; translated from the coding sequence ATGACACAGAAATACAAAGAGAGAGTGGAAAAACTTACATCAATGCTTGATTTGGACATGGTGGTCATTACAGAACCGACGAACGTCTTCTATTTCACAGGCTGCCATATCGAACCCCATGAGAGGGTGCTCGCCCTGCTGATCAACGTAAAGACGAATGATACGGCTCTGATGTTCCCGGCACTTGATCAGGAAGTCGTCAATGATACGGCGACCGTCGACAACCATCTACCGTATAATGATGGGGAAGACGCATTCAGGCTGATCTTCGAACATGCGATCGACGCGGAGTCACTGGGTATCGAAGGCGGACATGTGACATACAACCGCTATCAGAGGCTCCTTGAAAACTATACAGCCGATCAGATACACTCCGTAGAGGCTCAAATAAACCAGCTGCGCGGAAAGAAGGATGACGACGACAGGGAGAAGCTCCAGGAAGCGGTGGACATTACAGAAAAGGCCCTGGCCGACCTGGTGAATGAACCGGTGTCCGGCAAGACGGAGAAGGAAATCGCAGAATTTTTGTTGGCACGGGTAAAGGCGCATGGTGCAGTGGATGTATCATTCGGACCACTCGTGCTGACGGGGGAGAATTCCGCACTGCCGCATGGCACATCCGGGGAGACTACCGTCGAACCAGGACACTTCCTGCTCATCGACTTCGGTGTGGTGACGAAGGACCGCTATGTATCGGACATGACACGCACGTTCATCATTGGCGAGCCGACCGAGGAGCAGACGGCCATCTACAACTCCGTACTGAGGGCAAACGAAGCCGGCATCCGCCAGGCTCAGGTCGGTGCCCCGATGAATACGCTCGATGACGCGGCACGCGATGAAATAAAGGCCGACGGCTACGGGGAGTACTTCACACACCGCATCGGGCATGGCCTGGGTCTCGGACTGCACGAAGCGCCATCACTTGATGCACAGAATACGGATAAGCTTGAAAAGGGGCATGTCATCACTGTGGAGCCAGGGGTCTACAAGGCTGGATTTGGCGGCGTGCGTATAGAGGACATGCTGTATATCGATGACACACCGTACATCTTCACAAAATTTCCGAAAGACATCGGCAGCATTACACTTGAAGCATAG
- a CDS encoding sugar O-acetyltransferase has protein sequence MTEKEKMLRGEYYDPQDATLVHLRENAQNLMNQYNHPHGEDKGRLLDMLFGYHAEGLSIRAPFYCDYGINIKVGRNFYANYNCVFLDVARITIGDDVFFGPNVSVITVNHPIDPVKRRQGLEYAEEIRIGDNVWIGADVTVNPGVTIGDNAVIGSGAVVVKDVPANVVAAGNPCKVIRTIEPGRE, from the coding sequence ATGACGGAAAAGGAAAAGATGCTGCGTGGAGAATATTATGACCCGCAGGATGCAACACTTGTACACTTGAGGGAGAATGCACAGAATCTGATGAACCAGTATAACCATCCGCATGGCGAAGACAAGGGACGGCTGCTGGACATGCTGTTCGGCTATCACGCAGAGGGGCTGAGCATCCGCGCGCCTTTCTACTGCGATTATGGCATCAACATCAAAGTTGGACGGAACTTCTATGCAAACTACAACTGCGTCTTTCTCGATGTTGCAAGGATTACAATCGGTGATGATGTATTTTTTGGGCCGAATGTGTCGGTCATTACAGTCAACCATCCCATCGATCCTGTAAAAAGGCGGCAGGGACTGGAATATGCCGAAGAGATAAGGATTGGTGACAATGTCTGGATCGGCGCTGATGTCACGGTCAATCCGGGAGTCACGATCGGCGATAATGCCGTCATCGGATCCGGGGCGGTCGTCGTCAAGGACGTGCCGGCAAATGTGGTCGCCGCGGGCAACCCGTGCAAGGTAATCCGGACGATTGAACCCGGAAGAGAATGA
- a CDS encoding iron ABC transporter permease yields the protein MNRHVAIIAAATFLAAGLSLFIGSVNLRGLPSDQAMNIIINIRLPRVLFAITVGAALAMSGVVFQIVLRNPMADSFTLGMANAAVLGSAASVTGVMPLVLRPLASIVAGLVALALVLAAARRLETTYRPETLIIIGVLLGAMMSGVLYIIVLIAPDQTESIVRYMFGSLSGADYGAVLLTGVLTLLSGAVLYRAGGALDLLNLGDARAYSLGVDVRRIRPLLLVVASVPPLVAISFTGLVALVGIIVPQMILYFRPLMFRPLFILSSLYGALYIIIIDTVGRTAIAPIQIPTGVMVMVSAVPLFIFLMHKRVLTGGRQ from the coding sequence ATGAATAGGCATGTCGCCATCATTGCAGCAGCCACCTTTCTGGCAGCGGGCCTGAGCCTCTTCATCGGCTCGGTGAATCTGAGGGGGCTCCCCTCGGACCAGGCCATGAACATCATCATCAACATCCGCCTGCCGCGTGTACTGTTCGCCATTACCGTCGGGGCTGCGCTCGCCATGAGCGGGGTGGTCTTCCAGATTGTACTGCGCAACCCGATGGCGGACAGCTTCACCCTCGGGATGGCGAATGCCGCCGTCCTCGGCAGTGCAGCTTCGGTCACCGGTGTGATGCCCCTGGTCCTCCGCCCATTGGCGAGCATCGTTGCGGGGCTTGTGGCCCTGGCACTCGTGCTGGCAGCAGCAAGGCGGCTTGAGACGACCTACCGGCCTGAGACGCTGATCATCATCGGGGTACTGCTTGGGGCGATGATGAGTGGCGTGCTATATATCATCGTGCTCATCGCGCCCGATCAGACCGAATCCATCGTACGCTACATGTTCGGCTCATTATCCGGTGCAGACTACGGTGCAGTGCTGCTGACGGGTGTGCTGACCCTGCTGTCGGGTGCGGTACTGTATCGGGCCGGTGGTGCCCTAGACCTGCTCAACCTGGGCGATGCCAGGGCGTACAGCCTTGGCGTCGATGTCCGGAGGATACGTCCCCTGCTGCTTGTCGTCGCATCGGTTCCTCCGCTTGTTGCGATCAGCTTCACCGGACTGGTTGCGCTGGTCGGCATCATCGTTCCGCAGATGATCCTCTATTTCCGGCCGTTGATGTTCCGGCCGCTCTTCATACTCTCTTCACTGTATGGGGCGTTATACATCATCATCATCGATACCGTCGGACGTACGGCCATCGCACCCATCCAGATCCCCACAGGGGTGATGGTGATGGTTTCAGCGGTGCCGCTCTTCATCTTCCTGATGCATAAGCGGGTGCTCACCGGAGGCCGTCAGTGA